Below is a genomic region from Sander vitreus isolate 19-12246 chromosome 15, sanVit1, whole genome shotgun sequence.
AGGAGGTGAAAGGTGTACAGTAATCTCAGATGAAGGTCTTGAGACCATTCTCAGCCATGGCACGCCATACATACCTTACATTCTCCAACAACATGGAACATTTGAATGGTGGCACTTTGATCAATCAAAACAGTTGACCAAACTTAACAGGAAAATTTGAGAGTAAATGGGATACTGTAATGTAGAGATACTCTTACTACTGTGTTTAAAAGTGGCATGATGTCTTTAAACACAATAAATATAGCATGTTatgttttatgacatactatacaattactttttataacttatgacacactatactatgactgttattctgtgaatgctgattcagcaccATTAACAGTATTGTTATCCGATTCTTCCAGACAATTTCCGGTCGCCTACTACTACTGCAGGTCACTGGTTCAAGTTCCCCCATGGACCAAAGAATGGAATGtagactggtagctggagatgTACCAGCAgttgcagccccctccctctcatctctccatttgtgcatgtataggacctgagcatgtgttgtatttgattaatgattattattaaattattaggTAGGCAGTACAGATTGTGACCCTTGGTTCGATACCCAGTCCAGGCTGGGCCTTTTTGTATGGAGTTTaaatgttcttccagactttctttgacatactatactatgaattgtTCATAacgttttcaacatactatactatgactttgttatgacttattcgacatactatactatgacttttttactatACTCAACTAttagtttttatcacttttttcgacgtactatacaatgacttttattggcatactatattatgacttttgatagttttttttgacatactatactatgactttttatcacttttttcgacatactatacttttactttttgaaaacttttttcaacacactatgactttttctatactatgactttttaatgtcttttttcgacatgctatagtatgagtttttttcgacatactacgctatgacttttttcgacatactatactatgagtttttcgacatactatactatgactatttttgacctactatactttgactttgttatcacttttttcgacatactatactatgactttttttggacgtACTTTATTCGGTGGCATTATGGTTCAGTGTCAGCAATGATAAAACTACACCAGTGGCAGTAGCTCATCCATAGGGAtccactatgactttttgatcacttttttcagcatactatactataatttttttatctcttttttcggcatactatgctatgacttttttatgacttttttcgacatactatactatgaattttttcaacatgctatactatgagttttttgacatactatactatgactatttttgacctACTACACTTTtactttgttatcactttttttgacatactatactatgacttttttcagacaTAGCACAGCTCATccatagggagttgggttgggaacttGAGAGTTGCTGGTTCAAATCCCTAATTGACCGAAGGTCGGAATGTAGATTGGTAGCAGTTGcaactccctccctctgtcatcTCTCCATCTGTGCATGTATGTCATCGAACACATGTGTGGAtgtttcaggcctgtgtgtttttaacaaaagagtgaaaaaattgtaatttccccactggggatcaatataaagtataaataattattattaattattaagtaGGCAGTACAGATTGTGACCCTGTGtcacacactatactatgatttttttcatcaacatactatactattacttttttatatgtttttggacatactttactatgactttttaatcacttttttggacatactatactatgactttttatcacttttttcaacatactatactattacttttttcaacatactatactatgacttttttacgatACTAAACTAttacttttcatgacttttatcgacatactttactatgactctttttcgacatactgtaactatgactttttgacacttttttcgacatactatactatgatttttttatcactttttttgacatgctatactatgacttttttatcacttttttcgacatactatactatgatttctttACTATACTAAACTATTACttattacatatttacatattttgtcGACTAAATTTAACCGTATTCTCCGCCAAAACGAGCGGCAGCTCGCCGTGTTCTGTATCCAGCTCAAAGTCATCAATATTCGGCTAAACATTTCTACTAACTACCGCTGATACGACCGAGCTGTGATGGAGTTCCATAGCCCgcgtcacaaagctctgtagcggcttaaacaactagcaactgcaaCTCTGCGTCATGGAGCACGTAGCCAGCTGGCATCACGTGACAAGCCGGTggtctcctaatttcgtaggatatcatacgttttggtgtgcatacattttcgtacaatatcatacggactcattcatgagaatgcattgcacttttttcgatatactatactgttaCCAAAGGgaggtcacacacagacagatcagTCAAAAAGTAGCTTATTTAAACTAAATATATTAACACAACCTAACTAAACATAAGTTTAATGGTGGGGTGTGTAACTGTGGAAGACATCAATCGTGTTTGCAGCGTGTGGACCGGTGAATGTATGTTGTGATGTGTGTTGAATAGTGCAGGAAACCAAGCAAAGAACAAAATGTTGAGATGGGTGCAGTGGGCCCAGctgagagagtgacggcaaaaatagaagctctgcgtatctgcttcGGAGGGCTGCAGACCGCCAGAGCTGGGACAGAGTCGGAGCGCAGCCAttccgcagtcagtgaaaatacacacattgactttaatggaaacctattgactccgccgccgttccggagcggagttccgcagttggtggaaattgggggtgaGACTCCCTGGATGGCAGTCCTTTATGCCTTATGTAAGCCACGCCCAGATGGCCAGGTACACGGGGGGGGGGTCGTCACACCCCCTCCCTTAAGATGGGAGTCCTCACTATTTCAACATGTAACTCTAAATTAAGTAAACTAAGTACTTTCATAAAGTGCCAAAAAGTTGAGTCAAAACTCAAAACTTAGGATCTTCAATAATGTCACTCTGGAATATCAatgttaacctgtgtatgtCTATACAACCTGCAGACCATCTCATAGCTTAACCGTCAAGGTCACCCTCTCAGCAACCTTGGTACATAGGAAGCAATTtaagagagaagaaaacaaaaacagaaaaagacactGCAGGAAGGAAAAACACAAGTTACTTAAACAGTCATAGCTCTGGACATGGCATCAGCCACTGTATTTACAGCTTCCTTTACGTTTACTTTTATGTCTAAATGAAAGGGTTGGAGGAAAAGACACCAATGCATAAGCAGCTGATTTGGATTTTGGAAGGGGTGGAGAAAAGTTGGAGTATTGTGGTTTCCTCTAGTGTAAACCACTAGAGGACTTACTCCATCCCCCAGATAAACTTGAAAGTGCTGCAACTCACCGGGCACCCGACACCATTTTTGTTAGCCTGTATGAGTAGGCTACAGCACCAGCTCCCACCTTAATAGCATCCACATCAGTGAAAAAAGGCTGGTCCATCTGTGGGGCTGCTAGGACAGGGGCAGAACACAATAAAGAGttgcctgaatcttgttttgttttgttttgtttgtttgtctctattatctataccctgtaaagcgactttgagttcgtgaaaagcgctatataaattcagtttattattattattattattaaaggcaTCTTGACAGGGAAGAGACCATTCAAACTTAACCTTGGGGCTAAGTAGAGAAGTGAGTGAAGCTGCTACTGTGGAGAAGTTTTTACAAAACCCACGATAGTAACCCACCATATCCAAGAAACAAGAGAGTTCTTTCTTGGTCAATATAGATGAGTATGAGACAGAACATCAGCCAACAGACCTGCATAACTTTTGATCAGTTTCACCAACTGTGTATGCTGTGGTTCAGGTAAATGTTTCAATACTTCCACTAGTTTATCAAGTAATTCAGTTTTTAAGACTCTCTTAAAATACCATCATCTGGCGTATACAACGCTTCCTCATTTTCCACTGTCGGATCAACAGATGGAGGCGAATGCTCTACTGTAACTGCTGCAGCACCTGAGGAAACTGTCGACCCAGATTTGGAGTGTGGCAAAGGACCAACACAGTCAATCAGATGCTCAAATGGGTGTTCAACAACTGGAATGGCATACAGATGGGCAGGCTTAATTACCTGATTTGGTTTACCAGTTAATTGACATTGTGTGGCAAGTTTTAATAAAAGCTGAAATGTCTCTTCAAACAAGGCCATCATAGGTTTTCCTTACCCCTAAATGAGCTGCAATGCCATCATGAGCGGTCTGAAGAACAGTACGTCTTAATGTAGAGGGCAAAACAATTTGCATAATTTCATCCCCCACAAAACAGTCCCCCTGGGGAACTCTTTCTCACCAACTTGTCTTGGAGAAAATAACCACAGGCTGCACTCTCCACCTCATCATCTGGAAGAACCTGGCTGTACAGAGCCTGAAGTGTTGGGTCatctctttgctcttttacaaGATTACTGCAAGACAGAGGCAAGGGAAAAGCAGGCACAGAAAATACAGGCTCTTTTCTTCACTGGACTATCAAGACAGGAACCATCACTGGCTCGGCTCATGTCACTGCACAATTGGAAAGTACCACAGAAAAGTTTTTGGGTGACTCAGAACCTTCTACCTGGTGGGTTGGAGCATCCACCGGAGCAGATGAAACAGGCCACATACGATTTCCAGCCAGGTCATTTCCTAGAATGACGTGTACTCCCCCCATAGGCAAGGAGTGGCACACTCCCATGGTCACGTCACCTTGCACCAGATCTGAGAAGAGTGTAAACGTATGCTGTGGGgcagaaaaaaacagtcaaaccCTTCCCCCGGAGAGCAATACTGGAACCGGAGAAAGATAGCACAGAGTCCACAATAAAGGAATCAAGTGCCCCTGAATCTCTTAATATCTTTACAGGAACCTTTCCTGACACTCCCAACCAGTTAAACATAACCATCAGCTACAAATGCAGCATAACCGGGATCAATCTCCTCATTAGCTGAGGAAATTGTAATAGGCAGTTGCTCTATCACAGGTCCCTGACTGAGGTTACTGTTAATGAAGGTTTTGTGTGTCCCGCACAGCAGCAATGACACGACTTCGCTCTGGATTTTGCTGTGGATATGTAGCCTACTATATGCGTACTGTCGGGTTAATTGTCAGTGGAAAGCATTGACAAACACGGACTGAACATGTTGAATTTGATTAAACATCTCCAAACAAGGACGCCATTGCACATCAAACAAACATCTGTATGTAGGAGATTGTTTGGTATGTGTTTGCCAATCTGTCTTTGGTGTCATTTCACTTGACAGGAGGTGAAAGGTGTACAGTAATCTCAGATGACGAAGGTTTTAAGAAGATTTAAGAAAATCAACAAAATCCTTTACAATAATAAAAGGCTCTGCACTTTGAACAACTTCCTGAGGGAAACCATTCTCTATTAAACAGTATATGTGACACACTGTACTACATGATATTACCAAGTGTGTTTTTTCTATTGCCATACgtttgatatttgtttttattttgtttccaacACATTAGCCCACATTAAAACTGTACTATTTATCAAAATGTTTTAGGCCCAGGACCCTTGCATTTACTGTCTGAGATGAGCCAAAATGGCAGAGCTCTCACTCAGCTCTTTTTCCGAATATCGCAAACTTTATGAAAAAGTTCAAATCTTAAGTACGTCACTCACAGCCAAAGTTATTAACAAAGTAATAGTTTTTGGGCAAATAAATTAACTTTAGAGCGCTGTTGATATGTAGAAGTaacagaagtttttttttttttttttaaataaaatcaacGGAGAAGAGCTCATGTGCGAGGGTTTTCCACTGCACCCTCGCAGAGCAGGATTATAGCTAGTTCTACTAGTGTGATGCATCTTAAACCATAAACGATCTTTTCCGTGACGCATATTTAGCGCGAAACTCGGTTTGGGAAGCTAGCTAAagtgaaaacggagaggttagAAATGAGTAAAAAGGATAACGGTAAGAGTTAGCTTCATGTCAGGATATTTTTGGCTGTAGCAAGATAGCTGTCGTATCTGACACTCGCTCGTTTAATTCCACCGATAATAAAGATGTAGCTATAAAGccatcagctaacgttagctacatagcCTAAAAATAAGTTACGCTAACATTAGCTCTCAAACATTCGGTGAGCTTACTGCAAATACGCTCACTTTTACAAtatgatacttttttttgttttgttttaaagcacCTTATGTGGGATCTTTTATTATTAAGTTACATAAAATAAGttatatcttcattgtttagcAGTGCCGTAGGCTCACTAAGACCTAACCCAAACAAAGATGATATAAAACACATAACGTTAAACATAATACAGTAGCTGTGCTAGAGTACTATCAAAGTGCGTCAAGGAACTTTAAAAGACCACACAACTCTGtggtttttattattaaagtttttatttctagctATGTTTGAGTATCAAGTAATATTAACTTTAAGCACCATTTGGGAATGTTTGTGTCAGCCCATATGATCACATTCAGACATTCTGCTGTCATCCACAGGCACGACACTCATCCTTGCCTATCTGAATGAGAAGAACCGACCCTACAGTTCTCAGGATGTCTTTTGCAATTTACAAAAGCAGCATGGATTGGGCAAAACCGTGAGATTAGTGATTGCCTataagattgtgtgtgtgtgttcgttattaattattgattattgattgATTGCATATTTGTGATTCACCAGGCAGTGGTCAAAGCCATGGAGCTGCTGGCTCTAGAGGGCAAGATAAAGGAGAAAGCATATGGCAAGCAAAAGATTTATTTTGCTGATCAGGTTAGTCTGTTCATCTGAAATACAGTACTGTTGTTGAAAGTAGGCACTGAAAGTAATGTATGCCAACACTGCTGTTTAGAATAATCTGCTGCTGCTAACCTTCCCTACAGTCTCAGTTCAAAGATGTGAATGATGCAGACCTGAAGGTGATGGACTCTCAGATCTCACAGCTCAGTGCAGAGATGCATTCCCTCAACCAGAGCTGCAGACAGCTAGATTCAGGTGTAGTAAACTTGTTAAAGTTGGTGCCTCCAGTGTTTTCACAGAGCCTACACAGTACCAAGATATGTGCATTGTGCAGTTTTAGGCCAGTGTAAATGATTTACATGACTTCTCGATGCTTAAGGGACCGtgttttagttgtactgcaTTCTGAAAAGGGGCTGTTGtatacatttgtgtgaaatCTCCGCTGACAGAGCTGAAGGAGCTCAGCAGCTCTCTGACAACAGAGGAAGTGATGTCAGAGATCAAAGCGCTGAAAGCAGAGTGTTCAGGGTACAGAGTGCGTGTGGAGAAGATAAAGTCGGCCACAAATCACGTCACaccagaagagaaagagaaggttAGGAAGGCATTTATGCTTTCTCATTACAGCAAAACATCTTAGGAAAAGTAGTGAAGATactactgttgttgtttttgtctgttgatGTACATTATGGTGGTTCAATGCTCATATTTTGATTTACACAGGTTTACAAAGAGCAGAATGCTTACGTGAAAGAgtggaaaaagaggaaaagattGGTAATGTATatagagctgcaatgattagttgactgacagaaaattaatcagcaactattttgaaaatCCAT
It encodes:
- the psmc3ip gene encoding homologous-pairing protein 2 homolog, which translates into the protein MSKKDNGTTLILAYLNEKNRPYSSQDVFCNLQKQHGLGKTAVVKAMELLALEGKIKEKAYGKQKIYFADQSQFKDVNDADLKVMDSQISQLSAEMHSLNQSCRQLDSELKELSSSLTTEEVMSEIKALKAECSGYRVRVEKIKSATNHVTPEEKEKVYKEQNAYVKEWKKRKRLASDMMNAILEGYPKSKKQFLDEVGVETDEDCKVVVPST